TGGACCGTGTGCTGCCCATGCTGCCGGAGCGTCTGTGCAACGACGTGTGCTCGCTCAGGCCGGGCGAGGACCGGCTGTGCATGAGCGTCGTCATGCGTCTGGATCGCCGCGGCAACGTGACGGACGCGCAGGCGTTTCCCACGGCCATACGCTCGGTCGCGCGGCTGGACTACGACACGGTGGACGCGCTCCTGGATGGCCGCGTGGAGCCGGCGGGGCTGCCGTGTGCGCCGGACGTAGCGCCGCGGGTGTCGGAGGCCATCGCGGTGCTTGACCAGGTTGCGGCGCTGAGGGTCGCGCGTCGGGCCGAGCGTGGCGCCATTGACTTCGACACCCGCGAGGCGAAGGTCCGCCTGGACGAGAAGGGCGTGCCCGTGGGGGTGACGGTCCGTCGCAAGACGCGCGCGACGAGCCTGGTGGAGGAGGCCATGCTCATCGCGAACGAGAGCGTTGCGCGAATGCTGGCGGAGGCGGAGGCGCCGGCGGCGTACCGCGTGCACGAGCAGCCGTCGCCGGAGGAGCTTGCAGGGACCATACCGGTCCTTGCGGAGCTGGGGCTTGCAAAGGGCGAGCTCGCGGACCGCGTGGTCGCAGGCGATCCGTTTGCCATCCGGCAGGTGCTTGCGGCCGCGCGCGGCACCGCGGGCGAGGCGCTGGCGACGACGCTTCTTTTGCGCGCGCAAAAGCGGGCCGTCTACCTGCCGCATAACGAGGGGCACTACGCGCTGGGCGCGAAGGCGTACTGCCACTTCACGTCGCCCATCAGGCGCTACCCGGACGACGTCGTGCACCGCGCGCTCAGGGCGCAGCTCGAGGGGCGCGCGCAAAGCCGCGAGCAGCTGGACGTGGCGCGAAACCTGCCTCAGCTGTGCCGCACGTGCTCTGACCGCGAGCGCCTCGCGGATGGCGCGGCCCGCGACACGCAGAAGGTCAAGATGGCGGAGCTGTTTGCCAGCCACGTGGGTGAGTCCTTCTCGGGCGTCATCGTGGGCGTGGAGCGCTACGGGCTCTTCGTCGAGCTGGACGACACGTGCGCGGAGGGGCTGGTGCCCGTGGGCGCGCTTGGCGACGAGTGGTTTGCGTACGACGAGAAGCGCCTGTGCCTGACGGGCGAGTCGTCCGGACGCTCGTGGCGCTGCGGGCAGCGCGTGGCCGTGACCGTCACGGGAACGAACCCGGCGCGCGGGCTGATAGACTTCGCGCCGGCGCGGGGAACCTCGCTCGCGACGTCGCGTGCATCAAAGTGACCCGCAACGGGTAGCCTTAGACACATACGCAATCCCGCCGCGGGCGGGGCACGAGGGCGGCGCGGCCGCTGGAGGAACATGGACGAAAGTGGAATGACGGAGGGCCTGGCTCACGCGGAGGCCCTGATGATAGAGGGACAGAACGACGAGGCGCTCTCCGTGCTCTTGGGCATCGCGGAGGACGCGGAGGAGTACGTGGACCGCAACTGCCCCACGACGGACGAGGTGCAGTGGTTCAGCTTCCCCACGATCTTCGAGCGGCTGGCGTACCGCCGCGTGGAGAAGGACCCGCGCGAGCTGCGTGACGTGGGCGAGCCCATGGACCGGCTGTACGGCGACCTTGCGCTTGCGGCCGTGCACACCGGCGACTACGACATTGCGACGAACGCCCTGAAGCAGGCGGTGCGCTGGAACCCCATGGGGTGCGAGAACCGCCTGAACCTTGCGGACCTCTTCCGCATGAACGGCGACATAAACGAGTACCTTGCGCTCACGTACTCCGTGTTCGAGCGGGCGAGCGACGCGCGCCACCTCGCGCGGGCGTTCGCGAACTTCAGCGAGTACTTCCTGGTGCAGCAGAAGCCGCGCACGGCCGCGGCGGCGCTGCGCGCGGGGCGCCGCCTGGGCGTGAGGGAGCATGCGCTCGACCAGGCGCTTGACCAGGCGACCGGCACCACGCACGACCCGGACCTGGTGGGCGACGACGAGGCCCGCGATCTTCTCGCCCAGGAGGGCCTGCCGGACGGTGCCAACGCAGAGATCGCCATCTGCCTGCTGATGTGCGCCACGGACGCCGCGCAGGCCGGCCAGCAGGACGTTGCGACCAACCTTACGGTGCGCGCCCGCGACCTGGTGGGCGAGGACGCCTCCATGGCGCTGCTGAGGCTGATCCGCCAGAGCGACGCGGACCTTGCGGCGGACCGGGGTGCCACGCCGGGCCAAGGCGCGCCGGGCGAGAAGGACGCGCCGGATGGCGCCGACGGCACGGCCGGGGGTGACGCAGATGGCCGCTAGCAAGGCGAAGGGCGGACGCCCCGGCATCAAGGTCATATCGAAGAACCGTGCCGCGCGCCACAACTATGCGATCGACGAGACGTTCGAGGCGGGCATCGAGCTCACGGGCGCGGAGGTGAAGAGCCTGCGCGACCGCGCGGCGCAGCTGACGGACACGTTCGTGCTCATACGCGGTGGCGAGGTGTGGCTGAACGGCATGCACATCCACCCGTACGTGAACGGCGGCGTGTGGAACCCTGATCCGGACCGCCGGCGCAAGCTGCTGCTGCACCGCAGGCAGATAGATTACATGGAGCAGAAGCTCCGCACGAAGGGCGTTGCCATCGTGCCGCTTCAGATGTACTTCGACGAGCACAACCGCGTGAAGCTCACCATCGCGCTCGCCACGGGCAAGAAGCTGTACGACAAGCGCGCGGACATGGCGCGCCGCGATGCCGACCGCGAGATTCGCCGCGTGCTGAAGGAGCGCAGCCGCGCTTAGCGTGCGGGGGCCACGCTTGCTGCGCGGGGTCTTGCCGCGCCGGTGCGCGACCCTAGAATGTCTGTAAGCGCCCCGCGTGGGGCGAAGGAGTGCGTTTGGAGGAACAGATGGACACTACCGCGTTCGCGAAGTTTACGTCCGGGCTCTACGTCGTATCTGCGTCCGGAGCCGATGGCACCTCGGCGTGCCTCATCAACACCGGCTTGCAGCTCACGAGCACACCGCTGCAGATAGAGGTCGTCGTCAACAAGCAGAACCACACGCAGCAGGCGATCCTGGACGCCAGCCACTTCGCGCTCTGCCCGCTGGACGTGACGTGTGACATGGAGT
This sequence is a window from Parafannyhessea umbonata. Protein-coding genes within it:
- the smpB gene encoding SsrA-binding protein SmpB, coding for MAASKAKGGRPGIKVISKNRAARHNYAIDETFEAGIELTGAEVKSLRDRAAQLTDTFVLIRGGEVWLNGMHIHPYVNGGVWNPDPDRRRKLLLHRRQIDYMEQKLRTKGVAIVPLQMYFDEHNRVKLTIALATGKKLYDKRADMARRDADREIRRVLKERSRA
- a CDS encoding ribonuclease R family protein; the protein is MGRKRPHRSNRRRPGREGKRKAHVLLTGTLRVMRPGVAEVQTPEGTFSVARGGIREGMSGDEVQVSLQEARGREKLARVQNVVSRATTTFLGVYRHLDPLGVVVPLDARIKRDFFVVPEDRSASRLGVGEGDVVSARITEYPGRHSAGVVTIDRRVGPSAELDLNVESVIASYDLPGEFPSAALAQADAITVDVAAALASDPLRRDMRSSCVFTIDPTDARDFDDAVGARRTDDGFEVEVHIADVTHYVPWNSPVDNEAKRRGCSVYLVDRVLPMLPERLCNDVCSLRPGEDRLCMSVVMRLDRRGNVTDAQAFPTAIRSVARLDYDTVDALLDGRVEPAGLPCAPDVAPRVSEAIAVLDQVAALRVARRAERGAIDFDTREAKVRLDEKGVPVGVTVRRKTRATSLVEEAMLIANESVARMLAEAEAPAAYRVHEQPSPEELAGTIPVLAELGLAKGELADRVVAGDPFAIRQVLAAARGTAGEALATTLLLRAQKRAVYLPHNEGHYALGAKAYCHFTSPIRRYPDDVVHRALRAQLEGRAQSREQLDVARNLPQLCRTCSDRERLADGAARDTQKVKMAELFASHVGESFSGVIVGVERYGLFVELDDTCAEGLVPVGALGDEWFAYDEKRLCLTGESSGRSWRCGQRVAVTVTGTNPARGLIDFAPARGTSLATSRASK